From Cecembia calidifontis, one genomic window encodes:
- the pdeM gene encoding ligase-associated DNA damage response endonuclease PdeM, protein MFQWKGSWVMIGDNLVSKKDNTDNYFEWKQEEFCFQFLPEKAVYLPDHKALLIADPHFGKAAHFRKAGVPVPETVHSQDYQKIKKLIELKKPQSLIFLGDLFHSDFNTSWFDLEAFRSLFSEVDFHLVKGNHDILPEQFYRSGFWHVHNETMKLGKLILSHEPLMEISEGNLNLCGHIHPGISLYGSGRQKLTLPCFHVSPNRIILPAFGRFTGLAKMPCEKNDRVFAITGKKVIPVNFMP, encoded by the coding sequence ATGTTTCAATGGAAGGGATCTTGGGTGATGATAGGAGATAATTTAGTTTCAAAAAAGGACAACACTGACAACTATTTCGAATGGAAACAGGAGGAATTTTGCTTTCAATTTTTACCCGAGAAAGCCGTTTACCTTCCTGATCATAAGGCCCTTTTGATCGCAGATCCTCATTTTGGAAAAGCTGCACATTTTCGTAAAGCTGGCGTACCGGTACCCGAAACAGTCCATTCACAGGACTATCAAAAGATCAAAAAACTTATTGAACTCAAAAAGCCCCAATCGCTTATCTTTTTGGGAGATCTGTTTCACAGTGATTTCAATACTTCATGGTTTGATCTGGAAGCATTTAGGTCTCTTTTTTCCGAAGTTGACTTTCATTTGGTCAAAGGCAATCACGATATACTTCCGGAACAATTTTACCGTTCAGGGTTTTGGCATGTCCATAATGAAACCATGAAATTGGGAAAGCTGATCCTTTCCCATGAACCATTGATGGAAATAAGTGAAGGAAATCTTAACCTTTGTGGCCATATTCACCCAGGTATATCTCTTTATGGATCAGGCAGGCAAAAACTCACTCTACCCTGTTTCCATGTGAGTCCCAACCGGATCATTCTTCCTGCTTTTGGAAGATTTACCGGATTGGCTAAAATGCCCTGTGAAAAAAATGACAGGGTCTTTGCGATAACAGGGAAAAAAGTAATTCCAGTCAATTTCATGCCTTAA
- a CDS encoding cell division protein FtsX encodes MRVNPRKKTKLGRFKFLSVLFSTTLSLFIVGLFGVIVIQAKTLTTLIRENIEIQVFLNKNLSAAQINNIGKALESKPYVLKKEDKTGIKFISQDDAAKVFLEDTGEDFTKFLDDNPLRDSYTISIAEEYQTSEQIQNIVEEIKKMEGVFEVTYMADLVDSINQNLTKVAIVMGGFILILMFTVVMLINNTIKLALFSQRFLIRSMQLVGATRGFIRRPFLARAFFFGILAGLIASALLFVIIEYTKANIDGFALLQDYNLLFYLFGGLVLIGAMLSLFSTLQAVNKYLNMSLDELY; translated from the coding sequence ATGAGGGTAAATCCTAGAAAAAAAACCAAGCTGGGGAGATTCAAATTCCTCTCTGTACTTTTCAGTACTACCCTTTCTCTCTTCATCGTAGGACTTTTTGGGGTCATCGTAATTCAAGCGAAAACTTTGACCACGCTGATCAGGGAAAACATTGAGATTCAGGTTTTTCTCAATAAAAATCTCTCTGCAGCTCAGATAAATAATATTGGAAAGGCTTTGGAATCAAAACCTTATGTCCTGAAAAAAGAAGACAAAACAGGAATTAAGTTTATTTCCCAAGATGATGCAGCAAAGGTATTCCTTGAGGATACCGGGGAAGACTTTACCAAATTTCTGGATGACAATCCTTTGAGAGACAGCTACACCATTTCCATTGCCGAGGAGTATCAGACCTCTGAACAAATTCAGAATATAGTTGAAGAAATCAAAAAGATGGAAGGTGTTTTTGAAGTGACTTACATGGCTGACCTGGTAGATTCAATCAACCAAAATCTCACAAAAGTTGCCATTGTAATGGGGGGATTCATCCTTATTTTGATGTTTACCGTAGTAATGTTGATCAATAACACCATCAAATTGGCTTTATTCTCCCAACGTTTCCTTATCCGAAGTATGCAATTGGTAGGTGCTACGAGAGGATTTATCAGAAGACCATTTCTTGCCCGGGCTTTCTTTTTTGGCATTTTGGCCGGTTTGATAGCTTCTGCTTTGTTATTTGTAATCATTGAATATACCAAAGCCAATATCGATGGTTTTGCCCTTCTCCAAGATTACAACTTACTATTTTACCTGTTTGGTGGATTGGTCCTAATAGGGGCCATGCTTTCATTATTCAGCACTTTACAGGCAGTGAATAAGTATTTAAATATGTCACTTGACGAACTTTATTAA
- a CDS encoding DUF3098 domain-containing protein, translated as MANTNFPFDKHNYRLMLIGLGIIILGFIIIGLDKEPHGFGFLGLTLGPIVTLAGFLFQFYAIFKKSESK; from the coding sequence ATGGCAAATACTAACTTCCCTTTTGACAAACACAACTACAGGTTGATGCTGATAGGCCTGGGAATCATTATTTTAGGTTTTATCATCATTGGTTTGGACAAGGAACCTCATGGTTTTGGCTTTTTGGGCCTCACCTTAGGACCAATCGTCACCTTAGCCGGCTTCCTTTTTCAGTTTTACGCTATTTTCAAAAAATCAGAATCCAAGTAA
- a CDS encoding undecaprenyl-diphosphate phosphatase, whose protein sequence is MEILDAIILGIVQGLTEFLPVSSSGHLELGAAILGDQKLPEESLLFTVVLHFATALATILVFRKDIVAILEGLFKFKWNEETQFSAKIILSMIPAVIIGLFFEEQLEQFFGGKVTFVGFMLLVTALLLFLADKAKNTEKGVTFSNAIIVGLAQAVAMLPGISRSGATISTSVLLGIDKNKAARFSFLMVVPLILGKIVKDILDGALTYNGDSFGYLSAGFVAAFISGYFACTWMIALVRKSKLTYFAIYCTIVGLIAIFAGIYS, encoded by the coding sequence ATGGAAATCCTTGATGCGATCATCCTGGGCATAGTTCAGGGTTTGACCGAGTTTTTACCTGTTTCTTCCAGTGGGCATTTAGAGTTAGGGGCTGCTATATTGGGAGACCAAAAATTACCAGAAGAAAGTCTTTTGTTCACAGTGGTACTTCATTTCGCTACGGCCTTGGCTACCATTTTGGTTTTTAGAAAAGATATAGTTGCCATTTTAGAAGGACTGTTTAAATTTAAATGGAATGAAGAGACCCAGTTCTCCGCAAAAATCATATTATCCATGATACCCGCAGTGATCATTGGTTTGTTTTTTGAAGAGCAGCTGGAGCAGTTTTTTGGTGGAAAAGTGACCTTTGTCGGCTTTATGTTGCTTGTAACAGCACTCTTGTTGTTTCTTGCGGATAAAGCAAAAAATACGGAAAAGGGAGTAACTTTTTCCAATGCGATTATTGTTGGTCTGGCGCAGGCAGTCGCCATGCTGCCCGGCATATCCAGGTCCGGAGCCACTATCTCCACTTCAGTGCTTTTGGGGATAGATAAAAACAAGGCTGCCCGATTTTCATTTCTTATGGTAGTACCCCTGATTTTGGGAAAAATTGTCAAAGATATATTGGACGGAGCCTTGACTTACAACGGTGACAGTTTTGGTTACTTATCTGCGGGTTTTGTAGCGGCATTCATTTCGGGATATTTTGCCTGTACCTGGATGATTGCGCTGGTACGAAAAAGCAAGCTTACCTATTTTGCCATTTACTGTACCATTGTGGGTCTAATAGCCATATTTGCAGGCATTTATTCGTAA
- the truB gene encoding tRNA pseudouridine(55) synthase TruB produces the protein MQEKEPYGEVFLVNKPYEWTSFDVVKKIRNTLKIKKVGHAGTLDPLATGLLIVCAGKKTKSIETYMGQEKEYTGTFVLGKTTESFDLEREVVKVADTFHLTVEEVKAAAAQLTGDIMQVPPTHSAIKVDGKRVYKAARKGKEVKLEARPVTVSVFEITEFKNPDVHFRIVCSKGTYIRSLARDLGDILGVGAYMSSLCRTRIGEFKLEEAQEMEELIKEIKERPHENL, from the coding sequence ATGCAAGAAAAAGAACCCTACGGAGAGGTATTTTTGGTCAATAAGCCCTATGAATGGACTTCTTTTGACGTAGTCAAAAAAATCAGAAATACCCTTAAAATCAAAAAGGTCGGACATGCCGGTACCTTGGACCCTTTGGCAACGGGGCTATTGATTGTCTGTGCAGGCAAAAAAACCAAGTCTATTGAGACTTATATGGGGCAAGAAAAGGAATATACCGGTACCTTTGTCCTTGGGAAAACTACAGAAAGCTTTGATTTAGAAAGGGAGGTGGTGAAGGTAGCTGATACGTTCCACCTTACTGTGGAGGAGGTAAAAGCTGCAGCTGCCCAACTCACCGGAGATATCATGCAGGTACCCCCCACACATTCTGCTATCAAAGTAGATGGCAAAAGGGTCTACAAAGCAGCCAGAAAAGGTAAGGAAGTAAAGTTAGAAGCAAGACCTGTTACAGTTTCTGTTTTTGAGATCACCGAATTTAAAAATCCGGATGTTCACTTTAGAATTGTTTGTTCCAAAGGAACCTATATCCGAAGTTTGGCCAGGGATTTAGGAGACATTTTGGGTGTGGGTGCGTATATGTCCTCCCTTTGCCGGACCAGGATAGGGGAATTTAAGCTGGAAGAGGCTCAGGAAATGGAAGAATTGATCAAAGAAATCAAAGAGAGACCCCAT